The following coding sequences lie in one Pseudomonas svalbardensis genomic window:
- a CDS encoding AAA family ATPase: MLKTLAVANYRSINKLVIPLGRLNLITGPNGSGKSNLYRALRLLAETAQGGVVNALAREGGLDSTFWAGPENISRRMRNGEVPVEATVRHGVKRLRLGFAGEDFSYSISLGLPDSNGHFMLPEHSSPIPSRFNLDPQIKRECVWAGPIYRPASLLVDRDGPMIRARANRSWDVLAQHTPNFDSLFDQVGSLRSSPEVLELREFIRRWRFYDHFRSDADAPVRQPQLGTRTPVLHHDGRDLAAALQTIIEIGDPEALQAAISDAFPGARLNIEPLQGGRFAIEFYQEGLLRPLSAAELSDGTLRYLLLVAALLTPRPPTLMVLNEPETSLHPDLLPALARLIIRASEQCQVWVVSHARRLISALQEDPECNCIVLEKSLGQTGIVGQRMLDEPAWYWPD; the protein is encoded by the coding sequence ATGCTCAAAACCCTCGCGGTGGCCAATTACCGCTCGATCAATAAATTGGTGATTCCGCTGGGCCGGTTGAACCTGATCACCGGCCCCAACGGCAGCGGTAAATCCAACCTCTACCGCGCGTTACGCCTGCTGGCGGAAACCGCTCAGGGCGGCGTGGTCAATGCATTGGCCCGCGAGGGTGGGCTGGATTCGACCTTCTGGGCCGGGCCGGAAAACATCAGCCGGCGGATGCGTAATGGCGAAGTCCCGGTCGAGGCTACGGTGAGACACGGCGTCAAACGACTGCGACTGGGGTTTGCCGGTGAGGATTTCAGCTATTCGATCAGCCTCGGGCTGCCCGATTCCAACGGCCACTTCATGCTGCCCGAACACAGTTCACCTATTCCGTCACGCTTCAACCTCGACCCGCAAATCAAGCGTGAATGCGTCTGGGCCGGGCCGATTTATCGGCCGGCCAGCCTGCTGGTGGATCGCGACGGCCCGATGATCCGTGCCCGAGCCAATCGCAGCTGGGATGTACTGGCCCAGCACACGCCGAATTTCGACAGTCTGTTCGATCAGGTCGGCAGTTTGCGTTCTTCGCCGGAGGTTCTGGAGTTGCGCGAGTTCATCCGTCGCTGGCGCTTCTACGATCACTTTCGCAGTGACGCCGACGCACCGGTTCGCCAACCGCAACTGGGCACCCGCACGCCGGTGCTGCACCACGACGGTCGCGACCTGGCGGCAGCCTTGCAGACCATCATCGAAATCGGCGATCCCGAAGCCTTGCAGGCGGCTATCAGCGATGCCTTTCCCGGCGCGCGACTGAACATCGAACCGCTGCAAGGTGGACGGTTTGCGATCGAGTTTTATCAGGAAGGATTGTTGCGGCCGTTATCCGCCGCCGAGTTGTCGGACGGGACGTTGCGCTATCTGCTGCTGGTCGCTGCATTACTGACCCCTCGGCCGCCGACGCTGATGGTGCTGAACGAGCCGGAAACCAGTTTGCACCCGGACCTGTTGCCGGCGTTGGCGCGGTTGATTATCCGGGCGTCGGAGCAGTGTCAGGTGTGGGTGGTTTCTCATGCGCGGCGGTTAATTTCGGCGTTGCAGGAGGACCCGGAGTGCAATTGCATTGTGCTGGAGAAGAGTCTTGGCCAGACCGGGATTGTCGGGCAGCGGATGCTGGATGAGCCGGCGTGGTATTGGCCGGATTGA
- a CDS encoding efflux RND transporter periplasmic adaptor subunit encodes MAGPGLKIVVGLSLLVLLSACGDKKPVEKDRPRVFVQEVKPADYAATVTLTGDVQARVQTDLSFRVGGKIIQRTVDVGDRVSAKQVLAKLDPKDLQTNVDSAQAQVVAEQARVKQTAAAFVRQQKLLPKGYTSQSEFDSAQAALRSSQSALTAARAQLANAREQLSYTALVADAPGVITARQAEVGQVVQATVPIFSLARDGERDAVFNVYESLLTEPPEGKTVVVSLLDNPAIKTTGTVREITPAVSAQTGTVQVKVTLNGLPEGMQLGSVVSATAKTPGKSAVELPWSALTKNLSDPAVWLVDGEGKAQLHTVTVGRYLTGKVIISAGLKGGEKVVIAGGQLLHPGVKVEIAENTYKDLAEGAQP; translated from the coding sequence ATGGCTGGTCCCGGATTGAAAATAGTGGTTGGCCTGAGCCTCCTTGTCCTGCTGAGCGCCTGTGGCGATAAAAAACCGGTCGAGAAGGACCGCCCTCGGGTATTCGTGCAAGAGGTAAAACCTGCGGATTACGCGGCGACGGTGACCCTGACCGGTGATGTTCAGGCGCGGGTCCAGACCGACCTGTCGTTCCGCGTTGGCGGCAAGATCATCCAGCGTACAGTCGATGTCGGTGATCGGGTTTCGGCCAAACAGGTACTGGCAAAACTCGATCCCAAGGACCTGCAAACCAACGTCGACTCGGCTCAGGCGCAGGTTGTTGCCGAACAGGCCCGAGTCAAACAGACCGCCGCCGCATTCGTTCGCCAGCAAAAACTTCTGCCCAAGGGCTACACCAGCCAAAGCGAGTTCGATTCCGCCCAAGCCGCCTTGCGCAGCAGTCAGAGCGCATTGACTGCCGCTCGGGCGCAACTGGCCAACGCCCGTGAACAACTGAGCTACACCGCGTTGGTCGCCGACGCGCCGGGGGTGATTACCGCACGCCAGGCCGAGGTCGGCCAGGTGGTGCAGGCCACTGTGCCGATTTTCAGCCTGGCCCGGGACGGTGAGCGCGACGCAGTGTTCAACGTCTACGAATCGCTGCTGACAGAGCCACCAGAGGGTAAAACGGTAGTCGTCAGCCTGCTCGACAACCCCGCGATCAAAACCACCGGTACCGTTCGGGAAATCACCCCGGCCGTCTCCGCGCAGACCGGCACGGTGCAGGTCAAAGTCACTCTCAACGGACTACCGGAAGGCATGCAGCTCGGTTCGGTGGTGAGTGCCACGGCCAAGACGCCAGGCAAATCGGCGGTCGAACTGCCCTGGTCGGCACTGACGAAAAATCTCAGCGACCCGGCCGTGTGGCTGGTGGACGGCGAGGGCAAGGCACAGCTGCACACCGTCACGGTAGGCCGCTACCTGACTGGCAAAGTGATCATCAGCGCCGGCCTGAAGGGTGGCGAAAAAGTTGTCATCGCCGGCGGCCAGTTGCTGCACCCCGGCGTGAAGGTGGAGATCGCCGAAAACACCTATAAGGATTTAGCCGAGGGAGCCCAGCCATGA
- a CDS encoding methionine ABC transporter permease: MWFDRLLQGFIDTFLMVGVSSLISLLAGIPLAVILVTSSKGGIYEAPALNRALGAFVNLFRSIPFLILMVALIPFTRLIVGTTYGVWAAVVPLTIAATPFFARIAEVSLREVDHGLIEAAQAMGCRRWHIVWHVLLPESLPGIVGGFTITLVTMINSSAMAGAIGAGGLGDIAYRYGYQRFDSQIMLTVIVLLVVLVAAIQLGGDRLARGLNKR; encoded by the coding sequence ATGTGGTTTGATCGCTTGCTGCAAGGCTTCATCGACACCTTTTTGATGGTCGGCGTGTCGTCATTGATCTCGCTGCTGGCGGGCATTCCGCTGGCGGTGATCCTGGTCACCAGCTCCAAGGGCGGCATCTATGAAGCGCCAGCGCTGAACCGCGCGTTGGGTGCGTTCGTGAACTTGTTTCGCTCGATTCCGTTTCTGATTTTGATGGTGGCGCTGATTCCGTTCACGCGGTTAATCGTCGGCACCACGTACGGCGTTTGGGCGGCCGTGGTGCCGCTGACCATCGCCGCTACACCGTTCTTTGCGCGCATTGCCGAAGTCAGTTTGCGTGAGGTTGATCACGGGTTGATCGAAGCGGCGCAGGCGATGGGTTGCCGGCGCTGGCATATCGTTTGGCATGTGTTGTTGCCCGAGTCGCTGCCGGGGATTGTCGGCGGTTTCACCATCACCCTGGTGACCATGATCAACTCATCGGCCATGGCGGGGGCAATCGGTGCGGGTGGGCTGGGGGACATCGCCTATCGGTATGGGTATCAGCGGTTTGATAGCCAGATCATGTTGACGGTGATTGTGTTGCTGGTGGTGTTGGTGGCGGCGATTCAGTTGGGTGGGGATCGTTTGGCTCGGGGATTGAACAAGCGCTGA
- a CDS encoding transporter substrate-binding domain-containing protein, with translation MKTAKTSLLLLPLLGLALLAGCNKTEEPTKPAATSASYLEKIKARDKLIVGVFTDKPPFGFVNEAGRYVGFDTDIGRQFAKDLLGDENKVEFVAVEPASRIPFLQSDKVDLILANMTVTPERKEAVEFTNPNLKVAVQALVPQASTVKNLDDLATRTTIVTTGTTADIWLTKNHPDWKLLKFEKNSESLQALANGRGDAYAQDNLVLFSWAKQNPGYRVLTQTLGAEAPISPAVKKGNIELRDWVNVELAKLGEEKFLLKLYDQYVRKELSDDIKPESVIVEGGKWQG, from the coding sequence ATGAAAACTGCCAAGACTTCACTGCTGCTACTCCCGCTGCTCGGCCTCGCGTTGCTGGCCGGTTGCAACAAAACCGAAGAACCCACCAAACCGGCGGCCACCAGTGCCAGCTATCTGGAAAAAATCAAAGCACGGGACAAGTTGATCGTCGGTGTCTTCACCGATAAACCGCCGTTTGGTTTCGTCAATGAAGCCGGGCGTTACGTCGGTTTCGATACCGACATCGGCCGTCAATTCGCCAAAGACCTGCTGGGCGATGAGAACAAGGTCGAGTTTGTCGCGGTAGAACCGGCGAGCCGGATTCCGTTCCTGCAAAGCGACAAGGTCGATTTGATCCTGGCCAACATGACCGTTACCCCCGAGCGTAAGGAAGCGGTGGAATTCACCAATCCGAACCTCAAAGTTGCGGTGCAGGCGCTGGTGCCACAGGCAAGCACTGTGAAGAACCTCGATGACCTGGCGACTCGCACCACCATCGTCACCACCGGCACTACGGCCGATATCTGGCTGACCAAGAATCATCCGGACTGGAAACTGCTCAAGTTCGAGAAAAACTCCGAGTCTCTGCAAGCATTGGCCAATGGACGGGGCGATGCGTATGCGCAGGACAATCTGGTGCTGTTCAGCTGGGCGAAGCAGAACCCTGGCTATCGCGTGCTGACCCAGACCTTGGGCGCTGAAGCACCGATTTCGCCGGCGGTGAAGAAGGGCAATATCGAGCTGCGTGATTGGGTGAATGTCGAGTTGGCGAAGCTGGGTGAAGAGAAGTTTTTGCTCAAACTGTATGACCAATATGTGCGTAAAGAGCTGAGCGATGACATCAAGCCTGAGAGCGTGATTGTCGAGGGAGGGAAGTGGCAGGGGTGA
- a CDS encoding IS3 family transposase (programmed frameshift): protein MTDKRKVFDDSFKLEVVKMIKDQGLSVSQVCRDLDIGDTAVRRWVQQYEAEKLGQAGIGKPLTSEQQRIRQLEQENRQLKMDNDVFKKSHRLLCPRAEVTYRLVRQLQQKAYSVAYVCRLLGVSRSGFYEANKRAEAPASICPVALQLKASFAESGGCYGSRPLRKALRAKGMEVGIYKIRRMMRVNGLRSAWKRKFVHTTDSKHDLPIAENVLNRQFEPEAANKAWVADITYIRTRSGWLYLAVVLDLFSRKVVGWSMAPNMPAELVCSAMQLAVAQRQPPPGLIAHSDRGSQYASASYRALLARSDMQQSMSRKGNCWDNAVMERFFLSLKMERVWRRDYANHGEAIRDITEYIVGFYNNERLHSKLGYLPPTVYERAMASKSPIEVSGIS, encoded by the exons ATGACCGACAAACGTAAAGTATTCGACGACAGCTTCAAGCTGGAAGTTGTAAAGATGATCAAGGACCAGGGCCTGAGTGTTTCACAGGTTTGTCGTGATCTTGATATTGGTGATACGGCCGTTCGACGCTGGGTACAACAGTATGAGGCCGAGAAGTTGGGACAAGCCGGGATCGGCAAGCCGCTGACCTCTGAGCAACAGCGTATTCGTCAGTTGGAGCAAGAAAACCGTCAACTCAAGATGGATAACGATGTAT TTAAAAAAAGCCACCGCCTTCTTTGCCCGCGAGCTGAAGTAACGTACCGCTTGGTTCGGCAGCTGCAACAGAAGGCTTATTCGGTGGCGTATGTGTGTCGTTTGTTGGGGGTTAGTCGATCCGGCTTCTACGAGGCCAACAAGCGCGCTGAGGCTCCTGCATCGATCTGCCCCGTTGCTCTGCAACTCAAGGCGTCGTTTGCTGAAAGTGGCGGCTGCTATGGCAGTCGCCCATTGCGTAAAGCGTTACGTGCAAAGGGTATGGAAGTAGGCATTTACAAGATTCGCCGCATGATGCGCGTCAACGGCCTGCGTTCGGCCTGGAAGCGTAAATTTGTGCACACCACCGACAGCAAACATGACCTGCCGATTGCTGAAAATGTATTGAACCGCCAATTTGAACCCGAGGCGGCGAACAAGGCCTGGGTAGCAGACATTACCTACATCCGAACCCGCAGTGGCTGGTTGTATCTGGCTGTGGTGCTGGACTTGTTCTCACGCAAGGTAGTGGGCTGGTCAATGGCGCCGAACATGCCCGCTGAACTGGTGTGCAGTGCAATGCAGCTGGCGGTTGCTCAACGTCAACCGCCACCCGGCTTGATCGCCCACTCGGATCGCGGCAGCCAGTACGCGAGTGCGAGCTACAGAGCGCTGCTGGCAAGAAGTGACATGCAGCAAAGCATGAGCCGTAAAGGTAACTGCTGGGATAACGCAGTGATGGAGCGCTTCTTCCTGAGCTTGAAAATGGAGCGGGTATGGCGACGTGATTACGCCAACCATGGCGAGGCGATACGCGACATCACTGAGTACATCGTTGGGTTTTACAACAACGAACGGCTGCACTCGAAACTGGGATATCTGCCACCGACAGTTTATGAACGGGCGATGGCATCAAAATCACCTATCGAGGTGTCCGGAATTAGTTGA
- a CDS encoding efflux RND transporter periplasmic adaptor subunit, producing the protein MKRLLLVCAGVMLVACSEKEPPPEPVRPVLSIKVQSLDEESLGRFAGSIQARYESNVGFRVPGRIASRNVDVGAEVDKGALLATLDPTDQQNQLRSAQGDLASVQAQLINAQANARRQQELFDRGVGAQAQLDIAQTDLKTTQASLDQAKAAVDQAKDQLNYVELRADHKAVVTAWNAEAGQVVSAGQQVVTLAQPDIKEAVIDLPDTLVDQLPEDVVFQVAVQLDPSITTTAIVREIEPQAQSATRTRRARLTLTDTPTGFRLGTAISVTLSSAIKPRIELPLTALQEVDGKSRIWVIDPQTQTVSPRDVSLVSRTDSTMVLASGVKSGERVVSAGVNSLKPGQKVKIDEDSPQ; encoded by the coding sequence ATGAAGCGTCTGTTACTGGTTTGCGCCGGTGTGATGCTGGTGGCCTGCTCGGAAAAAGAACCGCCTCCGGAGCCAGTGCGCCCGGTGTTGTCCATCAAGGTCCAGTCCCTGGACGAAGAAAGCCTGGGCCGCTTCGCCGGCAGCATCCAGGCCCGTTATGAAAGCAATGTCGGCTTCCGGGTGCCGGGACGTATCGCCAGCCGTAATGTCGATGTCGGTGCCGAAGTCGATAAGGGCGCGCTGCTCGCCACGCTCGACCCCACCGATCAGCAGAACCAGTTGCGTTCCGCTCAGGGTGATCTGGCCAGCGTCCAGGCGCAACTCATCAACGCCCAGGCCAACGCCCGGCGTCAGCAAGAGTTGTTCGATCGTGGCGTGGGCGCCCAGGCGCAACTCGACATCGCACAGACCGACCTCAAAACCACCCAGGCCTCCCTCGATCAAGCGAAGGCTGCGGTCGATCAGGCCAAGGACCAGCTCAACTACGTCGAACTGCGCGCCGATCACAAAGCTGTGGTCACCGCGTGGAACGCCGAAGCCGGGCAAGTCGTCAGCGCCGGCCAGCAAGTGGTGACCCTGGCGCAGCCGGACATCAAGGAAGCGGTGATCGACCTGCCGGACACCCTGGTCGACCAGTTGCCGGAAGACGTGGTGTTTCAGGTTGCCGTTCAGCTCGATCCGAGCATCACCACCACTGCCATCGTTCGCGAAATCGAACCCCAGGCTCAAAGCGCGACCCGCACCCGTCGCGCCCGCCTGACACTGACCGACACGCCAACGGGGTTTCGCCTGGGTACGGCGATCAGCGTGACCCTCAGCTCCGCGATCAAACCGCGTATCGAACTGCCCCTGACCGCGCTACAGGAAGTCGATGGAAAATCGCGAATCTGGGTCATCGATCCGCAGACCCAAACCGTTTCCCCGCGAGACGTCAGCCTGGTCAGCCGCACTGACTCAACGATGGTCCTGGCCAGCGGTGTGAAGTCCGGCGAGCGGGTGGTCAGTGCCGGCGTGAATAGCCTGAAACCGGGGCAGAAAGTAAAAATCGATGAGGACAGCCCGCAATGA
- a CDS encoding class I SAM-dependent methyltransferase, with translation MKQTPTDLEQITSTTLGHYNSVAESFREGTRDHDVSQNIDALLRHIQGKAPFEILDFGCGPGRDLQTFTRMGHTAVGLDGSEKFAQMAREDSGCEVWQQDFLKLDLPAERFDGIFANAVLFHIPRQELPRVLKELCRTLRPGGVLFSSNPRGENQEGWNGPRYGAYHDLETWQQLLTAVGFVELEHYYRPAGLPREQQPWLASVWRKG, from the coding sequence ATGAAACAGACCCCCACCGACCTTGAGCAGATCACCTCCACCACCCTGGGCCATTACAACTCGGTGGCCGAAAGTTTCCGCGAAGGGACTCGCGATCATGATGTCAGCCAGAACATTGATGCGCTGCTGCGGCATATTCAGGGCAAGGCGCCGTTCGAGATTCTTGATTTTGGCTGCGGGCCGGGGCGTGATTTGCAAACCTTCACGCGCATGGGCCATACCGCTGTCGGGCTTGATGGCTCGGAGAAGTTTGCGCAGATGGCGCGCGAAGACAGCGGCTGTGAGGTCTGGCAGCAGGATTTTCTGAAGCTGGATTTGCCGGCTGAACGCTTTGACGGGATCTTCGCCAATGCGGTGTTGTTTCATATTCCGCGTCAGGAATTGCCTCGGGTGTTGAAGGAATTGTGTCGGACTTTGAGGCCGGGTGGGGTGTTGTTCAGTTCCAATCCGCGTGGCGAGAATCAGGAAGGGTGGAATGGGCCGCGTTATGGGGCGTATCACGATCTTGAGACGTGGCAGCAATTGCTGACGGCGGTGGGGTTTGTAGAGCTGGAGCATTACTACCGGCCGGCGGGGTTGCCGCGGGAGCAGCAGCCTTGGTTGGCGAGTGTTTGGCGTAAGGGGTGA
- a CDS encoding efflux RND transporter permease subunit — protein sequence MKGSFNLSEWALKHQSFVWYLMFVALLMGVFSYMNLGREEDPSFTIKTMVIQTRWPGATQEETLKQVTDRIEKKLEELDSLDYVKSYTRPGESTVFVNLRDTTSAKDIPEIWYQVRKKINDIRGDFPQGLQGPGFNDEFGDVFGSVYAFTADGLSMRQLRDYVEQVRAEIREVPGLGKVEMVGEQDEVLYLNFSTRKLAALGIDQRQVVQSLQSQNAVTPAGVIEAGPERISVRTSGQFASEKDLENVNLRLNDRFYRLADVAEISRGYVDPATPEFRFNGHPAIGLAIAMKKGGNIQVFGKALHQRMTDLTADLPVGVGVHTVSDQAEVVEKAVGGFTSALFEAVVIVLIVSFISLGVRAGLVVACSIPLVLAMVFVFMEYSGITMQRISLGALIIALGLLVDDAMITVEMMVTRLEMGETKEQAATFAYTSTAFPMLTGTLVTVAGFVPIGLNASSAGEYTFTLFAVIAVAMIVSWIVAVLFAPVIGVHILSAKVKPHDAEPGRIGRTFNYGMLWAMRNRWWAIGITIALFVASVFSMQFVQSQFFPSSDRPEILVDLNLPQNASIAETRKAVDKLEATLKDDPDIVRWSTYIGEGAIRFYLPLDQQLQNPYYAQLVIVSKGLESRTALSQRLRERLRKDFVGIGSYVQALEMGPPVGRPIQYRVSGKDVDQVRKHAIALATELDKNSHIGEIIYDWNEPGKVLRIDIAQDKARQLGLSSEDVANLMNSIVVGVPVTQVDDDIYLINVVGRAEDAERGTPETLQNLQIVTPGGTSIPLLAFASVRYELEQPLVWRRDRKPTITIKAAVRDEIQPTDLVKQLQPDIDKFAASLPVGYKVATGGTVEESGKAQGPIAKVVPLMLFLMATFLMIQLHSVQKLFLVASVAPLGLIGVVLALIPTGTPMGFVAILGILALIGIIIRNSVILVTQIEALEKDGHAPWDAVVQATEHRRRPILLTAAAASLGMIPIAREVFWGPMAYAMIGGIIIATLLTLLFLPALYVAWYKIREPKKGDRLETHPSP from the coding sequence ATGAAAGGGAGTTTCAACTTATCCGAATGGGCCCTCAAGCATCAGTCGTTTGTCTGGTATTTGATGTTCGTCGCGCTGCTAATGGGCGTGTTCTCGTACATGAACCTCGGCCGCGAGGAAGACCCGTCGTTCACCATCAAAACCATGGTGATCCAGACTCGCTGGCCGGGCGCGACCCAGGAGGAAACCCTCAAGCAGGTCACTGACCGGATCGAGAAAAAACTCGAAGAACTCGACTCTCTCGATTACGTGAAAAGCTACACCCGACCCGGCGAGTCGACGGTTTTCGTTAACTTGCGTGATACCACCAGCGCCAAGGACATTCCGGAAATCTGGTATCAGGTGCGCAAGAAGATCAACGACATTCGCGGCGACTTCCCTCAAGGCCTGCAAGGGCCGGGATTCAACGATGAATTCGGTGACGTGTTCGGCTCGGTGTACGCCTTTACCGCCGACGGTTTGTCGATGCGCCAATTGCGCGATTACGTCGAGCAAGTCCGCGCCGAGATCCGCGAAGTGCCGGGGCTGGGCAAGGTCGAGATGGTCGGCGAGCAGGATGAAGTCCTCTACCTGAACTTCTCCACTCGCAAACTGGCGGCGCTGGGTATCGATCAGCGTCAGGTGGTGCAGAGCCTGCAATCGCAAAACGCGGTGACCCCGGCCGGTGTAATCGAGGCAGGTCCCGAGCGGATTTCCGTGCGCACGTCCGGGCAGTTTGCCTCCGAGAAAGACCTGGAAAACGTCAACCTGCGACTCAACGATCGTTTCTACCGCTTGGCCGACGTCGCCGAGATCAGCCGTGGCTATGTCGATCCGGCGACGCCGGAATTCCGTTTCAACGGCCACCCTGCTATCGGCCTCGCCATTGCGATGAAGAAGGGTGGCAACATTCAGGTGTTCGGTAAGGCTTTGCACCAGCGCATGACCGACCTGACCGCGGACTTGCCGGTGGGCGTCGGTGTGCACACGGTTTCCGACCAGGCCGAAGTGGTGGAAAAAGCCGTCGGCGGCTTCACCAGCGCACTGTTCGAAGCGGTGGTGATCGTGCTGATCGTCAGTTTCATCAGCCTCGGTGTGCGCGCCGGATTGGTGGTGGCCTGCTCGATTCCGCTGGTGCTGGCGATGGTCTTCGTCTTCATGGAATACAGCGGCATCACCATGCAACGGATCTCTCTCGGCGCCCTGATCATCGCCCTCGGCTTGTTGGTGGACGACGCGATGATCACCGTCGAGATGATGGTCACGCGTCTGGAAATGGGCGAGACCAAGGAGCAGGCCGCTACGTTCGCCTACACCTCGACCGCGTTCCCGATGCTCACCGGTACGTTGGTGACGGTGGCCGGTTTCGTGCCCATCGGCCTGAACGCCAGCTCGGCCGGCGAGTACACCTTCACGCTGTTCGCGGTGATCGCGGTGGCCATGATCGTGTCGTGGATTGTCGCGGTGCTGTTCGCCCCGGTGATCGGCGTGCACATCCTAAGCGCCAAAGTGAAACCTCACGACGCAGAACCGGGACGCATCGGTCGGACTTTCAATTACGGCATGCTCTGGGCCATGCGCAATCGCTGGTGGGCGATCGGCATAACCATTGCACTGTTCGTGGCGTCGGTGTTTTCCATGCAGTTTGTGCAGAGCCAGTTCTTCCCGTCCTCGGACCGCCCGGAAATCCTCGTCGACCTGAACCTGCCGCAAAACGCCTCGATCGCCGAGACCCGCAAAGCTGTGGACAAGCTCGAAGCAACGCTCAAGGACGACCCAGACATCGTGCGCTGGAGCACCTACATCGGCGAAGGTGCGATCCGTTTCTACCTGCCCCTCGACCAGCAATTACAGAACCCGTACTACGCGCAATTGGTGATCGTCAGCAAAGGCCTGGAGTCGCGCACGGCCCTGAGTCAGCGCTTGCGTGAGCGGCTGCGCAAGGACTTCGTCGGTATCGGCAGCTACGTCCAGGCGCTGGAAATGGGCCCGCCAGTGGGGCGGCCGATTCAGTACCGGGTCAGCGGCAAGGACGTCGATCAGGTGCGTAAACACGCCATCGCCCTGGCCACCGAACTGGATAAAAACTCGCACATTGGCGAGATCATTTACGACTGGAACGAACCGGGTAAAGTTCTGCGCATCGACATCGCGCAGGACAAGGCACGGCAATTGGGGCTGTCATCGGAAGACGTCGCCAACCTGATGAACAGCATCGTGGTCGGTGTGCCGGTGACTCAGGTCGATGACGATATCTACCTGATCAACGTGGTGGGGCGTGCGGAAGACGCCGAACGCGGCACCCCGGAAACCCTGCAGAATTTGCAGATCGTCACGCCGGGCGGCACGTCGATTCCGCTGCTGGCTTTCGCTTCCGTGCGTTATGAACTTGAGCAACCGCTGGTCTGGCGTCGCGACCGCAAACCGACAATCACCATCAAGGCTGCGGTGCGTGACGAAATTCAGCCGACCGACCTGGTGAAACAACTCCAACCCGACATCGATAAATTCGCCGCCAGTTTGCCGGTGGGCTACAAGGTCGCCACCGGCGGCACGGTGGAGGAAAGCGGCAAGGCCCAGGGGCCGATTGCCAAGGTTGTGCCGTTGATGCTGTTTTTGATGGCGACCTTCCTGATGATCCAGTTGCACAGCGTGCAGAAGCTGTTCCTGGTGGCCAGCGTCGCGCCTCTCGGCTTGATCGGCGTGGTGCTGGCGCTGATCCCGACGGGCACGCCGATGGGCTTTGTGGCGATCCTCGGCATTCTTGCGCTGATCGGCATCATCATCCGCAATTCGGTGATTCTGGTGACGCAGATCGAGGCCTTGGAGAAGGACGGTCATGCACCGTGGGATGCCGTGGTGCAAGCCACGGAGCATCGTCGCCGACCGATTTTGCTGACGGCAGCGGCGGCGAGCCTGGGGATGATTCCGATCGCCCGGGAAGTGTTCTGGGGGCCGATGGCTTACGCGATGATTGGCGGGATTATTATTGCGACGTTGCTGACGTTGCTGTTTTTGCCGGCGCTTTATGTGGCTTGGTACAAAATCCGCGAACCGAAGAAAGGTGATCGGCTTGAGACCCACCCCTCACCCTAA